Part of the Gammaproteobacteria bacterium genome is shown below.
TTATCAAAAACTTTTTCGGGCTCAGCTTTAATAACCGTAATGTTAGAAGGCTTGCCTTCTGTATCGATATCAAATTGCAGCCAAACAGTACCAGTAACTCCTCGATCAATTGCTCTTTCGGGATACTGTGGAGATGCATATTTTATAACTTCCGTAGGATGATTATTGTCAAGGCTAGCTGTCGGGCGCGTTGAGACGGCGGGTTTTCGAGGTGAATTACCCGTATAAATTTGCATGAATTTTTTATAAGCGAGATCTTTTAAAGCTTGGGGCGTGCCTGGCAAAATATGAGCGTCAGCAAAATAATTCGCTGCTTTTGTATTAGCGCCGTGTTTAAGCATTAAGTCGCCGATTTGGATTAACACGGTCGCTTTGGCCGCATCAGTTTTTAC
Proteins encoded:
- a CDS encoding energy transducer TonB, translating into MQIYTGNSPRKPAVSTRPTASLDNNHPTEVIKYASPQYPERAIDRGVTGTVWLQFDIDTEGKPSNITVIKAEPEKVFDKAVITALEQWRFEPYVVNGIPTILTKKSMDFFFKLANDNINNNNPF